A genomic stretch from Candidatus Avedoeria danica includes:
- a CDS encoding DinB family protein, with translation MDAITLLKSAFDSAHNWYAGTIADVTAEQANVLPAGRAHPIASQMAHVAHSEDAMIGTLTGQPPLWEREGYGERLGLPMLFSQTAEGSRAFHAAPADLGDYTKAVFAQTDAYLSGLTPDDLDRQIDFTSWGLGHMPLGNVLTGLLLGNTFAHTGEIAALKGTQGLQGYPF, from the coding sequence ATGGATGCGATCACGCTTCTCAAGTCCGCCTTCGATTCCGCGCACAACTGGTACGCCGGCACCATCGCCGACGTCACCGCCGAGCAGGCCAACGTGCTCCCGGCCGGCCGCGCCCACCCGATCGCGTCGCAGATGGCGCACGTGGCGCACAGCGAGGACGCCATGATCGGCACGCTCACCGGCCAGCCGCCGTTGTGGGAGCGCGAAGGCTACGGCGAGCGGCTCGGCCTGCCGATGCTCTTCAGCCAGACGGCCGAAGGCTCGCGTGCCTTTCACGCCGCGCCGGCGGATCTGGGGGACTACACCAAGGCGGTCTTCGCCCAGACGGACGCCTATCTGTCCGGTCTCACACCGGATGACCTCGACCGCCAGATCGACTTCACGAGCTGGGGCCTCGGGCACATGCCGCTCGGGAACGTCCTCACCGGCCTGCTGCTGGGCAACACGTTCGCCCACACGGGGGAGATCGCGGCGTTGAAGGGGACGCAGGGGCTGCAGGGGTATCCGTTCTAA
- a CDS encoding VCBS repeat-containing protein, which yields MLPTVRPPHRRRVPASVTITTLAASLALGLGVGLAHEPMAHAQAPAAPMTAIGEAILYQRAALSSKGADVALGDLDGDGDLDAYVGVLADCFSCDPANRVWFGDGQGRFVDSGQRLGRDSTWGVALADFDGDGDLDAVDANHGGSQSQEANIVWLNDGRGRFTDSGQRLGVQVSMDVAVGDVDGDRDVDVVIGNYGTTDLWLNDGRGRFTATGQPVIGSIRTNAVLLVDLDKDGDLDLVKANTGYDHIFWNDGAGRFTDSGQRLGEIHDCGDGPATQDAAVGDLDGDGDLDILAVNGGTHTRAGTWPGETVNDVFLAEPDPANPGRLRYVDTQQRLGNAFSFGVSLHDFDGDGDLDAFVANSNICGAANEVWWNDGRGRFADSGQRLGWENSWEVALGDFDGDGDMDAFVPNYGPAPDAVCRFEEGSPPEVWINGGAGRAWHEQIERDVPGLRQGFERSMDADLGDLNGDGNLDAFVGNRGNEDPYPTGRTACDRGFPTDVDPATRAPNTVWWGDGKGGFTDSGQRLGNADTRGVDLGDLDRDGDLDAVVANFEPTGGAPSSEVWLNDGRGRFTDSGLRLSNPRTMTVRLGDLDADGDLDAYFGNTDVDMVYRNDSSGGAVRLVDTGQRLGAPHTRGNGPNTEDIELADLDGDGDLDVFESCAGIHVGENPNRVMFNDGRGTFTDSGQRLGNEYTFDAALYDFDRDGDVDAFLGQSAICGDPNQVWLNNGRGTFTDSGQRLGIENTFGVALGDFNCDGFMDVFAANASYAKVPGVTCPVACPVDRHDTVWLGNGDGTFRDAGWRIGDFTSQAVVTGDLDNDGDTDAYVAHSGRCGLPNTAYLSNCVPSQGSSPTPPPPATATSVPPPTVVTAPPPSATPPPPPTATNIPPPPTPTSVVPPSPTPTPFGPPTATPTSPPPTVTPILPSPTPSIVLSTPTSTPTSFGPPSATPTPLPPTATPVPPTPTPTSFGPPSATPTPLPPTATPVPPTPTPTSFGPPSATPTPLPPTATPVPPTPTPTPFGPPSATPTPLPPTATPIPPSSTPTPLDPPTSTPTSSGPPSATPTPLPPTATPILPSPTPTPLDPPTSTPTSFGPPSATPTPLPPTATPVPPTPTPTPFGPPSPTPTPLPPTATPIPPSPTPTPIGPPSATPTQIGPPTATPTLPPPTATAVPPPSATPTLVPPSVTPTATPFLQTSTPSPSPSATAVGPSSTPLATTTPPGGTPTRTVTPPPSATPTGTPLANICVCWVALQKLPQSVIDEAKAHPERFYGWGLPHDLNKPVSWANPLRTCLSIHKPNLAYHPIWNSAYWAAICPPGSHCPPRN from the coding sequence ATGCTCCCCACCGTCCGGCCACCCCACCGCCGGCGTGTTCCCGCGTCCGTCACGATCACGACGTTGGCCGCGAGCCTGGCGCTCGGGCTGGGCGTCGGCCTTGCGCACGAACCGATGGCGCACGCCCAGGCGCCTGCCGCCCCGATGACCGCCATCGGCGAGGCGATCCTCTACCAGCGGGCGGCGCTGTCGTCGAAAGGCGCGGACGTCGCGCTCGGCGACCTCGACGGCGACGGCGACCTCGACGCTTACGTCGGCGTCCTGGCGGACTGCTTCAGCTGCGATCCGGCGAACCGCGTCTGGTTCGGGGACGGGCAGGGGCGCTTCGTCGACTCCGGGCAGCGGCTGGGCAGAGACAGCACGTGGGGGGTGGCGCTGGCCGACTTCGATGGCGACGGCGACCTCGATGCGGTCGATGCGAACCACGGCGGGTCGCAGTCGCAGGAAGCGAACATCGTCTGGCTGAACGACGGCCGTGGGCGCTTCACGGACTCGGGTCAGCGGCTCGGCGTTCAGGTCAGCATGGACGTCGCGGTTGGCGACGTGGACGGCGATCGCGACGTCGACGTCGTGATCGGCAACTACGGCACAACCGATCTCTGGCTGAACGACGGCCGCGGGCGGTTCACGGCCACGGGCCAGCCCGTGATCGGCAGTATCCGCACGAACGCCGTCCTCCTCGTCGACCTGGACAAGGACGGCGATCTCGACCTCGTCAAGGCGAACACGGGTTACGATCACATCTTCTGGAACGACGGCGCCGGCCGCTTCACCGACAGCGGCCAGCGCCTCGGCGAGATCCACGACTGCGGCGACGGCCCGGCGACGCAGGACGCGGCGGTCGGGGACCTCGACGGCGACGGCGACCTCGACATCCTGGCGGTGAACGGCGGCACGCACACGCGCGCCGGAACGTGGCCCGGCGAGACCGTCAACGACGTCTTCCTGGCCGAGCCCGACCCCGCCAACCCCGGCCGATTGCGCTACGTCGACACGCAGCAGCGTCTCGGGAACGCGTTCAGCTTCGGCGTCTCGCTGCACGACTTCGACGGCGACGGCGACCTCGATGCGTTCGTCGCCAACTCGAACATCTGTGGCGCCGCCAACGAGGTCTGGTGGAACGACGGCCGGGGCCGCTTCGCCGATTCGGGCCAGCGGCTCGGCTGGGAGAACAGCTGGGAGGTCGCGCTCGGCGACTTCGACGGCGACGGCGACATGGACGCCTTCGTGCCGAACTACGGCCCGGCGCCCGACGCGGTCTGCCGCTTCGAGGAGGGCTCGCCGCCCGAGGTCTGGATCAACGGCGGCGCCGGCCGCGCGTGGCACGAGCAGATCGAACGCGACGTGCCCGGCCTGCGCCAGGGCTTCGAGCGCTCGATGGACGCCGACCTCGGCGACCTGAACGGCGACGGCAACCTCGACGCGTTCGTCGGCAACCGGGGCAACGAGGACCCGTACCCGACCGGCCGGACGGCGTGCGATCGGGGATTTCCGACGGATGTCGACCCAGCCACGCGCGCGCCGAACACGGTCTGGTGGGGCGACGGCAAGGGCGGGTTCACGGACTCCGGGCAGCGCCTGGGCAACGCGGACACGCGCGGCGTCGACCTGGGCGATCTCGACCGCGACGGCGACCTCGACGCCGTCGTCGCCAACTTCGAGCCCACCGGCGGCGCCCCTTCGAGCGAAGTCTGGCTGAACGACGGCCGCGGCCGCTTCACGGACAGCGGCCTCCGGCTGAGCAACCCGCGGACGATGACGGTCCGCCTCGGCGACCTCGACGCGGACGGCGACCTGGACGCCTACTTCGGCAACACGGACGTCGACATGGTCTATCGCAACGACTCCTCGGGCGGCGCAGTCCGCCTCGTGGACACCGGCCAGCGCCTTGGCGCGCCGCACACGCGCGGCAACGGCCCGAACACCGAGGACATCGAGCTGGCCGACCTGGACGGCGACGGCGACCTCGACGTGTTCGAGTCGTGCGCCGGCATCCATGTCGGCGAGAACCCGAACCGGGTGATGTTCAACGACGGCCGCGGCACGTTCACGGACTCCGGCCAGCGCCTCGGCAACGAGTACACGTTCGACGCCGCGCTGTACGACTTCGATCGCGACGGCGACGTCGACGCCTTCCTGGGCCAGTCCGCGATCTGCGGCGACCCGAACCAGGTTTGGCTGAACAACGGCCGCGGCACGTTCACGGACTCCGGCCAGCGCTTGGGCATCGAGAACACGTTCGGCGTGGCCCTCGGCGACTTCAACTGCGACGGCTTCATGGACGTCTTCGCCGCCAACGCCTCCTACGCCAAGGTCCCCGGCGTGACGTGCCCCGTCGCCTGCCCGGTCGATCGCCACGACACCGTCTGGCTCGGCAACGGCGACGGCACGTTCCGCGACGCCGGCTGGCGGATCGGCGACTTCACGAGCCAAGCCGTCGTCACCGGCGACCTCGACAACGACGGCGACACGGACGCGTACGTGGCCCATTCGGGCCGCTGCGGCCTGCCGAACACGGCTTACTTGAGCAACTGCGTCCCATCCCAGGGCTCCAGCCCGACGCCGCCCCCGCCGGCAACGGCGACGAGCGTGCCGCCGCCGACCGTGGTGACGGCGCCGCCGCCGAGCGCAACCCCGCCGCCTCCGCCGACAGCCACGAACATCCCGCCGCCACCGACCCCGACATCGGTCGTGCCACCGTCGCCCACGCCGACGCCGTTCGGCCCGCCGACCGCAACGCCGACGTCGCCGCCGCCGACGGTCACGCCCATCTTGCCGAGCCCAACCCCGTCGATTGTCCTCTCGACACCGACGTCGACGCCGACGTCGTTCGGCCCGCCGAGCGCGACGCCGACGCCGTTGCCGCCGACGGCCACGCCCGTGCCGCCGACACCCACACCGACGTCGTTTGGCCCGCCGAGCGCGACGCCGACGCCATTGCCACCGACGGCTACGCCGGTGCCGCCGACACCCACACCGACGTCGTTCGGCCCGCCGAGCGCGACGCCGACGCCGTTGCCGCCGACGGCCACGCCCGTGCCGCCGACGCCGACACCGACGCCGTTCGGCCCGCCGAGCGCGACGCCGACGCCCTTGCCGCCGACGGCCACGCCGATCCCGCCCTCGTCGACGCCGACGCCGCTCGATCCACCGACGTCGACACCGACGTCGTCCGGCCCGCCGAGCGCGACGCCGACGCCGTTGCCGCCGACGGCCACACCGATCCTGCCCTCGCCGACGCCGACGCCGCTCGATCCACCGACGTCGACACCAACGTCGTTCGGCCCGCCGAGCGCGACGCCGACGCCATTGCCGCCGACGGCCACGCCTGTGCCGCCGACGCCGACACCGACGCCGTTCGGCCCGCCGTCCCCGACACCGACGCCGTTGCCGCCGACGGCCACGCCCATCCCGCCGTCGCCGACACCGACGCCGATCGGCCCGCCGAGCGCGACGCCGACGCAAATCGGGCCGCCCACGGCGACGCCGACGTTGCCGCCGCCGACAGCGACTGCGGTGCCGCCGCCGAGCGCCACACCGACGCTGGTGCCGCCGAGCGTGACCCCAACGGCGACGCCGTTCCTCCAGACGTCTACACCTTCGCCGAGCCCGTCCGCGACGGCCGTCGGTCCGTCCTCGACCCCGCTGGCCACGACGACGCCACCCGGCGGGACGCCGACGCGGACCGTGACCCCGCCGCCGTCCGCCACGCCGACGGGCACGCCGCTGGCGAACATCTGCGTCTGCTGGGTCGCCCTCCAGAAGCTGCCGCAGAGCGTCATCGACGAGGCGAAGGCCCATCCGGAGCGCTTCTACGGCTGGGGGCTGCCGCACGACCTGAACAAGCCGGTCAGCTGGGCGAACCCGTTGCGGACGTGCTTGAGCATCCACAAGCCGAACCTGGCGTACCACCCGATCTGGAACAGCGCGTACTGGGCGGCGATCTGCCCGCCGGGCAGCCACTGCCCGCCGCGCAATTGA
- a CDS encoding GNAT family N-acetyltransferase, giving the protein MTVEEAVAVFVRGFTFGRSFTHPFVATHVVPGAWVLSDAPRKSGDHRGDEVIVYDMDRHGLGAGDVDALARRHARARYTVCVVRDLATADGDIRAGFKGLGYRLMATEPLMATEPLMVRGLGGLGDVGEARPLAGDPRLTIARVASIAEAARLARAARRRQILPEHLTADPPPMRSYTALDGATPIGWVSSVVVEGECTWCSNLFVTAPYRRRGIGGALMRRMLADDAAAGSRASVLLASHAGALLYPTVGYAVIGELMIFTPGRC; this is encoded by the coding sequence ATGACCGTCGAGGAAGCCGTCGCCGTCTTCGTCCGCGGCTTCACGTTCGGCCGCAGCTTCACGCACCCGTTCGTCGCGACGCACGTCGTGCCGGGCGCGTGGGTGCTGAGCGATGCGCCGCGGAAGAGCGGGGACCACCGGGGCGACGAGGTCATCGTCTACGACATGGACCGCCATGGTCTGGGCGCCGGCGACGTGGACGCGCTGGCCCGGCGGCACGCGCGGGCGCGCTACACGGTGTGCGTGGTGCGCGACTTGGCGACGGCGGACGGCGATATCCGCGCGGGGTTCAAGGGGCTGGGGTATCGGCTGATGGCCACGGAACCGCTGATGGCCACGGAGCCGCTGATGGTTCGTGGGCTGGGGGGATTGGGCGATGTCGGTGAGGCGCGTCCGCTGGCGGGCGACCCCCGGTTGACGATCGCTCGGGTGGCCAGCATCGCCGAGGCGGCGCGGTTGGCCAGAGCGGCCCGCCGGCGGCAGATCCTGCCCGAACACCTGACCGCCGACCCGCCGCCGATGCGCAGCTACACCGCGCTGGACGGCGCGACGCCGATCGGCTGGGTGAGCAGCGTCGTGGTGGAGGGCGAGTGCACGTGGTGCAGCAACCTGTTCGTGACGGCACCGTACCGCCGCCGCGGCATCGGCGGGGCGCTCATGCGCCGGATGCTGGCCGACGACGCCGCCGCGGGGAGTCGGGCGAGCGTGCTCCTGGCCAGCCACGCGGGCGCGCTGCTGTACCCGACGGTGGGGTATGCGGTGATCGGCGAGCTGATGATCTTCACGCCGGGGCGATGTTGA